The following proteins are encoded in a genomic region of Flammeovirga pectinis:
- a CDS encoding energy transducer TonB, translating into MKKLFTLLVSIIITANVFADDDKPLFKYTQAKAINYDEITQTINYPKVGKDLGIEGSVKVRAYINVEGDVVDYEIMRGSETRLASAVEDAIMNLTFEPTIVTNTITGEQQAVPSWVIVPFNFSLEY; encoded by the coding sequence ATGAAAAAGTTATTTACACTACTCGTTTCAATAATAATTACAGCCAATGTATTTGCAGATGATGATAAGCCATTATTTAAATATACTCAGGCAAAGGCTATTAATTATGACGAAATAACACAGACAATAAATTACCCTAAAGTAGGAAAAGATTTAGGTATTGAAGGAAGTGTTAAAGTTAGAGCATATATTAATGTAGAAGGTGATGTAGTTGATTATGAAATTATGAGAGGAAGTGAAACTAGGTTAGCTTCTGCAGTTGAAGATGCAATTATGAATTTAACTTTTGAACCAACAATAGTTACAAATACAATAACAGGAGAGCAACAAGCTGTACCAAGTTGGGTAATTGTCCCTTTCAATTTTTCTTTAGAATATTAA
- a CDS encoding BlaI/MecI/CopY family transcriptional regulator, which produces MKKLTTAEEQVMQVLWDLDKAFVKDIIEQLPVPKPAYNTVSTIIRILEQKEFVGHQTFGKSHQYYPLMSKEQYSHQYLKSFVGRFFSGSFENMVSFFAKKEDVDINELEDLLKDIDNDKKD; this is translated from the coding sequence ATGAAAAAGTTAACCACAGCAGAAGAACAAGTAATGCAAGTTTTATGGGATCTTGATAAAGCCTTTGTTAAAGATATCATTGAACAACTCCCCGTACCTAAACCTGCTTATAACACAGTTTCTACTATTATTAGAATACTAGAACAAAAAGAATTTGTAGGACATCAGACGTTTGGAAAATCGCATCAATATTATCCATTAATGAGTAAAGAACAGTATTCTCATCAATATCTTAAGAGTTTTGTAGGTCGCTTTTTCAGTGGGTCTTTTGAGAATATGGTGTCTTTCTTTGCTAAAAAAGAAGATGTTGATATTAATGAATTAGAGGATCTTCTTAAAGATATTGATAACGATAAAAAAGACTAA
- a CDS encoding HlyD family secretion protein → MDIAILTIYFVGTWLIFDKFKLLPNTLLTKGIRYLIPVAAIFFEIILLGLYTPDSEEVMVQKYVLQIAPEYGGQVEKVYVEDQQEVKQGDLLFELDDTRFQDKLRSINADLRKQREYLKEYKTLSAVGAVSKQQYNDVIHTIEKLNAEKAIQLKLIKDTKIKAPFNGVIANLQLREGVYIKLKQPVMSLISNEKKWVYGFVDQAGMQYVHKGDSVFMINRMYPGEVFPGEVETVLYGSSSAQFSPSGLLPSSNQFQEEDHIMVKVALKNDVLEKLKFGTSGRFAIITDHSIDVLEIIRKIELRMHSDLYYFWIIGA, encoded by the coding sequence ATGGATATTGCAATTTTAACAATCTATTTTGTTGGGACTTGGTTGATTTTCGACAAATTTAAACTACTTCCGAATACACTTCTTACCAAAGGAATTCGATATTTAATACCTGTTGCTGCTATATTTTTTGAAATCATTTTATTGGGGTTATATACTCCAGATTCTGAAGAAGTAATGGTGCAAAAATATGTACTTCAAATTGCTCCTGAATATGGAGGGCAAGTTGAAAAAGTATATGTAGAAGATCAGCAAGAAGTTAAACAAGGTGATTTACTTTTTGAACTTGATGATACACGTTTTCAAGATAAACTAAGATCTATTAATGCAGACCTTCGTAAACAAAGAGAATACCTTAAAGAATATAAAACGTTGAGCGCTGTTGGTGCTGTTTCTAAACAACAATACAATGATGTTATACATACTATTGAAAAATTAAATGCTGAAAAAGCAATTCAATTAAAATTAATTAAAGACACTAAAATTAAAGCTCCTTTTAATGGTGTTATTGCCAATTTACAATTAAGAGAAGGAGTTTATATTAAATTGAAACAGCCTGTAATGTCTTTAATTTCTAATGAAAAAAAATGGGTATATGGCTTTGTAGATCAAGCTGGTATGCAATATGTACATAAAGGCGATTCTGTATTTATGATTAACAGAATGTACCCAGGAGAAGTATTTCCTGGTGAAGTTGAAACTGTTTTATATGGTTCTTCTTCAGCACAATTTAGTCCTTCAGGATTGTTACCATCAAGTAATCAATTTCAAGAAGAAGATCATATAATGGTTAAAGTTGCTTTAAAGAATGATGTTCTTGAAAAATTAAAATTTGGTACTTCTGGTAGGTTTGCTATCATTACAGATCATAGCATAGACGTTTTAGAAATTATTAGAAAAATTGAATTAAGAATGCATTCAGATTTATACTACTTCTGGATTATAGGTGCATAA
- a CDS encoding DUF3302 domain-containing protein — MDSETLYIFFSWFFILFGIIAIIWGILLIHEIPVDIAKKNHHSQVKAIKAMTFSGLFLFPLFLAAIIWAYYDPKNPDFNTSPNTELS; from the coding sequence ATGGATTCTGAGACACTATATATTTTCTTTAGCTGGTTCTTTATTTTATTTGGAATAATAGCCATCATTTGGGGTATTTTACTTATACATGAGATACCTGTTGATATTGCAAAAAAGAACCACCACTCACAAGTTAAAGCAATAAAAGCAATGACATTTTCTGGTCTGTTTTTATTTCCACTTTTTCTTGCAGCTATAATTTGGGCCTACTATGACCCTAAAAATCCTGATTTTAATACATCACCTAATACCGAGCTTTCTTAA